The genomic DNA TCTCGTCTGATTACGCGCTATCCCGACCCAACTCCTGAGTTGGACTGGAAGAACGCATGGGAATTGATGGTAGCAACAGCTCTGGCCGCCCAGTGCACAGACGTACGGGTAAACAAAGTCACACCGGCTCTTTTCGCTAAATGGGACGGCCCTGAAGAAATGTCCAAAGCGGATGTATTAGACATACAACATGTCATCCGCTCCACAGGTTTATTCAGGAATAAGGCCAAAAACCTTAAAGCCGCCGCCGTATTAGTTATGGAAGAGTTCGGCGGTGAAATGCCCCGCACCATGGAAGATATGATTCGCTTACCCGGTGTTGCCCGAAAAACAGCCAACATAGTGCTCTCAAACGCTATGGATGTTCATGAAGGACTAGCTGTCGATACCCATGTTAAACGTCTATCTTTTAGGATGGGTCTAACTACCAGCACCAACCCAATTATTATTGAAAGAGATTTGATGCCACTATTTGAGAGAGAGCAATGGGGAACAACAAATCATCTGCTTGTTCTTTACGGACGCGAAATATGCCCTGCCAGATCGCCCAAATGTGACATCTGCCAACTAAACGATATATGCCCTAAAAATGGAATAGAGAAAAAATAATGACTGAAGACAAAAAAAAGCCCGGTACATTTAAGATTCACGCCACTGATGGTGAAGCTCGCCTTGGAACCCTTACTACTGCTCACGGTGATATCGAGACTCCCGTATACATGCCTGTAGGGACTCAAGGTACAGTTAAAGCCGTCTCACCTCGCGACCTTAAAGAAATTGGTTCACAGGTTATTCTTGGCAACACATACCATCTCTACTTGCGCCCAGGTGATGAGCTTATCGCTCGCCGTGGCGGTCTACACAAATTCGCCAACTGGGATCGCCCTATCCTCACAGACAGCGGCGGATTTCAGGTTTTCAGTCTCGAATCTATACGCAACATCACAGAAGAAGGCGTTGAGTTCCGCTCATACCTCGATGGATCAAAACATTTCTTTTCACCTGAAAAAGTTATTTCCATTCAAAAGAACATCGGGTCCGACATTATGATGGTTCTCGACGAATGTGTCGGATACGGAAATGACCGTGAATACACCGAACGTTCTCTCGAACTCACAACCCGCTGGGCGCAGCGTTGCCGTGATGCCTATCCTGTAGGGTCAGGAGATCAGCTCATGTTCGGCATCATTCAGGGCGGATTTCACAAAGATTTACGCGAAAAAAGCCTTGAGCAGCTCTCCGAAATTCCATTCGAAGGTTATGCAATCGGCGGACTAAGCGTTGGTGAGCCAATCCCAGATATGTACGAAATCCTAAGGCACATCGGCCCTAAACTTCCACAAGACAAGCCACGATACCTAATGGGCGTAGGAACTCCGCTCGATATTCTCGAAGGCATCGCTAACGGTGTAGATATGTTCGACTGCGTACTACCTACCCGTAACGCACGAAACGGAACCCTCTACACATCGCAAGGAAAAGTGAACATCAAACGAGCACAGTATCGCGAAGATGATTCTCCACTTGATCCAAATTGTGATTGCTACACTTGTCAGAATTTCAGCAAATCATATTTGCGACACATATACACAGCCAAAGAATTACTGTCGTCGCAGCTAAATTCTATCCATAATCTGCGCTTTTTCCTCAAGCTGACAGAAGAAGCACGCGAAGCTATCAAAAACGGTAAGTTCGCAGATCTACGCAAGAAATATGAAGCAGTATACGAACCTGTGGTTCAAATTTAAAGATGTGGGGTTGTGTGCCTCCGGCGGCTTAAACCCTTTTGGGGAAAGGGTTTGTTCCACTGTCCGCATCCCTAAGATTCGCTGAAGACAGCTCACCTAAGGGCTGAGGCAAGAATCCCAAAACTTTTTAATTGGGGTTAGCTTTTTTTGTGAGTGATATAATGAAGCTTATTCGGAATTTTTTTGCGCTTTTAGGGGGGCTTACCTTTTTAGGGATTATGGCTGTTGCCGTACTCTTTTTTTACGCCCCTACTATTTTGCAACAAGTCGATAAGCTGGAAAAAGCTGATGCGATTGTCGTGCTTGGTGGGCAATATTTTAGGCCCATGTATGCAGCAGAACTTTATGGAGAGGGATATGCACCTCTCGTGCTGGTCAGCAAACCTATTGTTTACAGAGAGATAAAAGCTCTTCGTGAATTAGGCATTAAACGCCAGTACCAATGGGAAATTTTTCGCGATGTATTACTCATAAAGGGTGTACCGGCAAATAAAATATTATTTTTCGGTAACAAGAATATGAGCACAATTGATGAGGCAGATAATCTTAAACTTATGTTTTCTGAAAATGAGCTACCCGCGAACATAGGAAAAATTATTATTGTTACTTCGCCACTACATACTGGACGTGCAGGTAAAATATTTCGCGACGCCCTGCCGGACAAAGAGTTTATTGTTGTAGCAACACCATATGAACCTGTTCCTGAAAAATGGTGGTCTAATTTCCGAGCCGCCCCATATATAGTTCTGGAAGCTGCCAAGAATGTTTACTACTATTTTGGTGGAGCCTTCAGAAGTTCGGAACAGTAAGATGAATTGAATAAGGTTCACTCTCTATTTAAAACAAATCATAAAAAACGACCTCCCGAAACAAGATTTATCTTAATTTCGAGAGGTCGCAGACTGTATTCAATTAATAGCTATTTTCAAGCTCTACACTTAGCTCAATTTTAAAGCCCCATCTTTTTAACAATCTGCTCTAAGATCAAATCAATTTCACCGGATTCTGGGAGACTTAGGACATTGCCATCAGTCATCTGGCGATCAATTAATCCTGCTAGAGGCGGTATTGTTGCGTGCCATTCCGGAAGATGTGGAAGATCAGGAGGTGTGCCGCCCATATAGCGGTTTATCACCATAACCTGATTATCCAGCCCTAGTTCTCCCGCCATGCGCCCTACGTCTGACGCTGTTTGGAAACTACGCATGCTTGGTTCGGTAACGACGACAAGTCCGTCAACATGTGTCACAGTACCTCTACCTAAATGTTCCACACCAGCCTCAAGATCGACCAAAACGCAATCATCACTGTCCATTACAATATGTGCCAGAATAGCTTTCAGAAGTGCGTTAGCATCGCAAGCACATCCGCCGCCCGCATTAGTTAACCCGCCCATTACGAGTAAACGTTTGCGGCCCGGAATCACCCCCGGCAATGGTGCAGATGACAGCGGTAATTCGACAGCCAGATCATCAGGCAAATCTCTCACATCAGGATTGAGGTTCAAGAAACCGCCTTCGTGAATGCGCTCATGTACTAGATCTTTTTTACTGATTATCGGCTGTGGCAAAGAGTCTTGATCTAAACCTGATGCTTGCCCTAATGAAAGAGCGGTATCAGCATCTATCATCCAGACGTTATGCCCGTTTCTTGCCAGCCAGTCAGCCATCCATGAGGTGACTGATGTTTTCCCGACGCCGCCCTTGCCTGCAAATGCCAATTTCATAAACTACTCCGTGCTTCCTTATTCGCTCAGTCCGAGTCCCTTACGTTTAGCCTTGATACGAATATCGAAAAGCTCAGCAGCTTTCACGGGATCAGGTTCAATAACGAAGGAGGCACCTACAAGGTCTTCCAGCCCTGATACAGCCAAATTGGTAACAGTTTCAGAACCGAGAATATTCGGAGGATGACCAAGGTGAGTATAGATTCCGCTAGCTACGGCATAGAGCCCGATGGCGGCGGCCTTTTCAGAATACCATTCTGGAGATGAAGCACCTACAGGTAGATCACTGATGTCGACCTTTAATTCGTTAGCTAGAGCCGCACAAAGTTGCAGGATGCGTGCATTATCTACACATGATCCGTAATGCAGAACTGGCGGAATTCCGAGAGCTCCACAAACTTTTTTAAGTCCCGGACCAGCCATTTCAATTGCCTCTGGAACAAGCAGTCCGGCTTTACCAGCAGCGGTAGTTACGCAACCTGTGACGATTACGAGAATATCTTTTTTGATCAGCTCTTTTGCAAGCCCTACATTCATGGAATCCTGTTTGATCTTTGGATTATTACACCCAACGATACCAACAGCCCCGCGAACATCACCAGCCACAATGGCCTGAATTAGTGGATCAAGAGTTCCGCCCATTGCGGAGATAAGAGCTTCGTTTGAGAATCCAGTCATAATCTTAACTGGTTCACATGGAATATCCACGCGGGATGGATCACGCTCGGCATATGCCTGAACAGCTAAACGAACTATTTCACGAGCCTGTTCAAGAGCATTGCTAGGATGAATGTCGTAATGGATTGCGCCAGTAAAGCGAGCTTTCTGAGCAGTATCAATGAACCTTGTGTGATAACAACCAGCAATCTGAACCATGCTCGGCATGATACACTGGTAATCAACAACAACGGCTTCAACTGCGCCAGTTATGATCGCAAGCTCAGTCATCAAGTGGTTCCCTGCCATGGGGATACCCTTACGCATGAGGAGTTCGTTACCAGTACAACATAGTCCGGCAATGTTAATTCCTGTTGCACCTAGAGCTTTAGCTTCGGCGATAATTTCAGGGTCACGAGCAGCAGCAAGGATCATTTCGGAAACAACGGGATTATGACCGTGGACTAGAATATTTACTTTGTCTTCTTTGATAACGCCGAGATTAGCTTCGGACATGGAAGGTGATGGTGTGCCGAAGATTACATCGGAAAGTTCAGTACCGATCATGGAACCGCCCCACCCGTCTGCAAGCGAAGTTCTTGCGGCATGAAGCATAGTATTAGGAGCGTCATTATCACAGCCCATATGGGTGCGATGCATCATTTCTGCGATTTCACGGTCAACTCCACGTGGAGTCATGCCGAGTTTATTCCAGATATCTTTACGCTTTTGAGGTACACGTGACAGGAAAGAAACTTGTTTTTTACGGCTACCGAAATCACCGAAAAAAACTTCCAAAATATCTTTAGCAACATCAATAATATCACGCTCTGCGATAGCTACAACTCCGACTTCTTCGGCAATACGTCTGAGTTTAGGCTCATCTGTGATTTTGTAATCTTTGGTTTCACCTTCAACTATCGCCTCTAACACTTCAATAAGGTCACGGCCATGATCTGAGTGACCAGCCGAGCCACCTGCCACAAAGCGTCCAAAATTGCGA from Maridesulfovibrio frigidus DSM 17176 includes the following:
- the tgt gene encoding tRNA guanosine(34) transglycosylase Tgt, translated to MTEDKKKPGTFKIHATDGEARLGTLTTAHGDIETPVYMPVGTQGTVKAVSPRDLKEIGSQVILGNTYHLYLRPGDELIARRGGLHKFANWDRPILTDSGGFQVFSLESIRNITEEGVEFRSYLDGSKHFFSPEKVISIQKNIGSDIMMVLDECVGYGNDREYTERSLELTTRWAQRCRDAYPVGSGDQLMFGIIQGGFHKDLREKSLEQLSEIPFEGYAIGGLSVGEPIPDMYEILRHIGPKLPQDKPRYLMGVGTPLDILEGIANGVDMFDCVLPTRNARNGTLYTSQGKVNIKRAQYREDDSPLDPNCDCYTCQNFSKSYLRHIYTAKELLSSQLNSIHNLRFFLKLTEEAREAIKNGKFADLRKKYEAVYEPVVQI
- a CDS encoding YdcF family protein, producing the protein MKLIRNFFALLGGLTFLGIMAVAVLFFYAPTILQQVDKLEKADAIVVLGGQYFRPMYAAELYGEGYAPLVLVSKPIVYREIKALRELGIKRQYQWEIFRDVLLIKGVPANKILFFGNKNMSTIDEADNLKLMFSENELPANIGKIIIVTSPLHTGRAGKIFRDALPDKEFIVVATPYEPVPEKWWSNFRAAPYIVLEAAKNVYYYFGGAFRSSEQ
- the cooS gene encoding anaerobic carbon-monoxide dehydrogenase catalytic subunit translates to MAKEPRPVEELSLWDDAQAMITKARAEGIDTVHERLQQQTPHCKFCELGLSCRNCTMGPCKITAKAPRGVCGADADVVVARNFGRFVAGGSAGHSDHGRDLIEVLEAIVEGETKDYKITDEPKLRRIAEEVGVVAIAERDIIDVAKDILEVFFGDFGSRKKQVSFLSRVPQKRKDIWNKLGMTPRGVDREIAEMMHRTHMGCDNDAPNTMLHAARTSLADGWGGSMIGTELSDVIFGTPSPSMSEANLGVIKEDKVNILVHGHNPVVSEMILAAARDPEIIAEAKALGATGINIAGLCCTGNELLMRKGIPMAGNHLMTELAIITGAVEAVVVDYQCIMPSMVQIAGCYHTRFIDTAQKARFTGAIHYDIHPSNALEQAREIVRLAVQAYAERDPSRVDIPCEPVKIMTGFSNEALISAMGGTLDPLIQAIVAGDVRGAVGIVGCNNPKIKQDSMNVGLAKELIKKDILVIVTGCVTTAAGKAGLLVPEAIEMAGPGLKKVCGALGIPPVLHYGSCVDNARILQLCAALANELKVDISDLPVGASSPEWYSEKAAAIGLYAVASGIYTHLGHPPNILGSETVTNLAVSGLEDLVGASFVIEPDPVKAAELFDIRIKAKRKGLGLSE
- the nth gene encoding endonuclease III yields the protein MVTKIKPPKKAIRLRAKEIYSRLITRYPDPTPELDWKNAWELMVATALAAQCTDVRVNKVTPALFAKWDGPEEMSKADVLDIQHVIRSTGLFRNKAKNLKAAAVLVMEEFGGEMPRTMEDMIRLPGVARKTANIVLSNAMDVHEGLAVDTHVKRLSFRMGLTTSTNPIIIERDLMPLFEREQWGTTNHLLVLYGREICPARSPKCDICQLNDICPKNGIEKK
- a CDS encoding ATP-binding protein; its protein translation is MKLAFAGKGGVGKTSVTSWMADWLARNGHNVWMIDADTALSLGQASGLDQDSLPQPIISKKDLVHERIHEGGFLNLNPDVRDLPDDLAVELPLSSAPLPGVIPGRKRLLVMGGLTNAGGGCACDANALLKAILAHIVMDSDDCVLVDLEAGVEHLGRGTVTHVDGLVVVTEPSMRSFQTASDVGRMAGELGLDNQVMVINRYMGGTPPDLPHLPEWHATIPPLAGLIDRQMTDGNVLSLPESGEIDLILEQIVKKMGL